One Nocardia iowensis DNA window includes the following coding sequences:
- a CDS encoding phytanoyl-CoA dioxygenase family protein has translation MTLDDAQITTFIEDGFVRIDAAFARATARQCLEIMWPDTGCDPHDPATWTKPLVRLPGYDAEPFRTAVQMPVLERAFDQLVGPGRWVRRSGLGTIPVRFPHADPPHDDYWHFEGSYLPAGWHGHSYTNYRSRGRALLMWFLFTDVTEVDAPTRIRVGSHLAVPGRLLRYGDEGIDATRIDETGVLEATADLPLAHATGRAGDVYLCHPFLIHAAQAHRGDTPRFMAQPTLEPAAPMKVDRADGAYSPVERAIRLGLGHSE, from the coding sequence GTGACGCTCGATGACGCACAGATCACCACGTTCATCGAGGACGGATTCGTCCGTATCGACGCAGCGTTCGCTCGCGCTACCGCTCGGCAGTGCCTGGAGATCATGTGGCCGGATACGGGGTGCGACCCCCATGATCCGGCCACGTGGACCAAGCCGTTGGTGCGATTGCCCGGATACGACGCCGAACCGTTCCGCACGGCCGTCCAAATGCCCGTTCTGGAGCGAGCTTTCGACCAGCTGGTTGGTCCCGGGCGATGGGTGCGCAGGTCCGGGCTCGGCACCATCCCGGTCCGTTTCCCCCATGCCGATCCGCCGCACGACGATTACTGGCACTTCGAGGGCAGCTATCTACCCGCAGGTTGGCACGGCCACTCCTATACCAACTACCGCTCCCGCGGCCGCGCCTTGCTGATGTGGTTTCTGTTCACCGACGTCACCGAGGTCGACGCGCCGACCCGGATTCGGGTCGGTTCCCACCTGGCCGTGCCGGGTCGCCTGCTGCGCTACGGCGACGAGGGCATCGACGCCACCCGGATCGATGAGACGGGGGTCCTAGAAGCCACCGCCGACCTGCCGCTCGCCCACGCCACCGGTCGCGCAGGCGATGTCTACCTGTGTCATCCGTTCTTGATCCACGCGGCACAGGCGCACCGGGGCGATACGCCACGCTTCATGGCTCAGCCCACCCTGGAACCTGCCGCGCCCATGAAGGTCGACCGCGCCGACGGCGCCTACTCCCCGGTCGAACGCGCCATCCGGCTGGGACTCGGCCATTCGGAGTGA